In Desulfobotulus mexicanus, one DNA window encodes the following:
- a CDS encoding DUF4388 domain-containing protein, translating into MSLSPGGKIQGFSLPAFLQMVQMEKTTCTLTVKGKKSQGEIHIRDGEVIDASYRDLPALDAAYEILCLKDPVIHMQRDCAATERKIRVPMMHLLMEGARLQDEKLQNIGDEEDEEDEIPELEIEETPEPTRPFHQDSGSVFDDDEDDELAALSAYEFSDDELRQATNTDFTQNISPEASMQPIRIQAMQSAGKQSERPPSSSHAEKTEDPKPAPRFSRKRLLILTFTTMGFIIIAAAASYFGYARYQHNTAYTELQESLLRMELPEQQEVLFNRFLDAFPDSPHAQEITHARGQLRQSILERDYLELMNEEKQLSSSPEDFEKGLRLYERFLIRHPDGPRADTVKTLREDRILAMAKDMAAMTEENIAERNWLQRARDFQQRFPENPGMAVLEKSIEERGDQRLAFILGLSGKNRETRSRAMVAAREYMEDFPEHAGMERARIHLNNLLRQQRIEDLQASADRLNSNEERLRFFERTRREENDPQILTFIRQRIGFLEQKTAEDRMWESLQSDLKRPGLNEMTRISLLDRYLTESPPEHYRSQAQALRDQIIRERTRREQESLEERRRQAALALQRQQAEERARAAEARARLENATREMNRRLAGVQQRFINLNNGTVQDRQTGKIWMLTDSEAHTGQCLNFHEARTFVQNLNLGGHRDWRLPRESELAQIFKNPPAYPLPDPNRWYWSSELFSRGYTNEVRVVTARDESVFQRQSHGPETCGHAFAIRP; encoded by the coding sequence ATGAGCTTATCTCCAGGCGGAAAAATTCAGGGCTTCAGCCTTCCTGCTTTCCTCCAGATGGTACAGATGGAAAAAACCACCTGCACACTCACGGTGAAGGGTAAAAAATCCCAGGGAGAAATCCATATCCGGGATGGTGAGGTCATTGATGCCAGTTACAGGGATCTGCCAGCACTGGATGCGGCCTATGAAATTCTCTGCCTCAAAGATCCTGTCATTCATATGCAAAGGGATTGTGCTGCCACTGAAAGAAAAATCCGTGTGCCCATGATGCACCTTCTGATGGAAGGGGCAAGGCTTCAGGATGAAAAGCTCCAGAACATCGGTGATGAAGAAGACGAAGAAGATGAAATCCCAGAGCTTGAAATTGAAGAAACTCCGGAACCGACAAGGCCTTTCCATCAGGACAGCGGAAGCGTTTTTGATGACGATGAAGATGACGAGCTGGCCGCACTTAGTGCCTATGAATTTTCTGACGATGAACTGCGTCAGGCTACCAATACGGATTTTACCCAAAACATTTCTCCAGAAGCATCAATGCAGCCCATCCGGATACAGGCCATGCAGTCGGCCGGAAAACAGTCCGAAAGACCTCCCAGCTCTTCCCATGCAGAAAAAACCGAAGATCCGAAGCCAGCCCCCAGATTCAGCAGGAAACGGCTTCTGATTCTTACCTTCACAACAATGGGATTTATTATTATCGCTGCTGCTGCTTCCTACTTTGGCTATGCCAGATATCAGCACAATACGGCCTACACAGAATTACAGGAATCCCTGTTGCGCATGGAACTGCCAGAACAGCAGGAAGTTCTTTTCAACCGCTTTCTCGATGCCTTTCCGGACAGCCCCCATGCCCAGGAAATTACCCACGCAAGGGGTCAGCTCCGGCAAAGCATACTGGAGAGGGACTACCTTGAGCTGATGAACGAAGAAAAACAGCTCTCTTCCAGTCCCGAAGACTTTGAAAAGGGCTTAAGGCTCTATGAGCGTTTTCTCATACGCCATCCTGACGGTCCAAGGGCAGATACGGTAAAAACCCTGCGAGAGGATCGCATCCTTGCCATGGCAAAGGATATGGCTGCCATGACAGAAGAAAACATTGCCGAAAGAAACTGGCTGCAGAGGGCAAGGGACTTTCAGCAGCGTTTTCCGGAAAACCCCGGCATGGCAGTTCTTGAAAAAAGCATAGAAGAAAGGGGAGACCAACGACTGGCATTTATTCTCGGACTTTCCGGCAAGAATAGAGAAACACGATCCCGTGCCATGGTCGCAGCCCGTGAATATATGGAAGATTTCCCTGAACACGCAGGTATGGAAAGGGCCCGTATCCATCTGAACAATCTTCTCCGGCAGCAGCGCATTGAGGATCTTCAGGCTTCCGCAGACAGGCTGAACAGCAATGAAGAAAGGCTGCGTTTTTTTGAAAGAACAAGGCGGGAAGAAAATGATCCACAAATTTTAACCTTTATCCGCCAGCGTATAGGGTTTCTGGAACAGAAAACAGCAGAAGACAGGATGTGGGAAAGTCTGCAGTCCGATCTAAAGCGCCCAGGCCTCAATGAAATGACCCGCATCTCGCTCCTCGACCGTTACCTCACCGAGTCCCCGCCGGAACATTACCGGAGTCAGGCCCAGGCCCTGCGGGACCAGATTATTAGAGAAAGAACAAGGCGTGAGCAGGAGTCCCTTGAAGAAAGAAGGCGTCAGGCGGCACTGGCCCTGCAACGTCAGCAGGCGGAAGAAAGGGCAAGGGCCGCAGAGGCCAGAGCCAGACTTGAAAATGCCACAAGGGAGATGAACCGGCGGCTTGCAGGAGTACAGCAGCGCTTTATAAATCTCAACAATGGCACGGTACAGGACAGGCAGACAGGAAAAATATGGATGCTGACGGATTCAGAAGCCCATACGGGCCAATGCCTTAATTTCCATGAAGCCAGAACCTTTGTACAAAACCTTAATCTAGGTGGTCACAGGGACTGGCGGCTGCCCAGAGAAAGTGAGCTGGCCCAGATATTTAAAAATCCTCCGGCTTACCCGCTTCCAGACCCCAACCGCTGGTACTGGAGTTCGGAACTTTTCAGCCGGGGCTATACCAATGAAGTCCGGGTAGTCACAGCAAGGGATGAAAGTGTTTTTCAAAGGCAGAGCCATGGGCCCGAAACCTGCGGCCATGCCTTTGCCATCAGGCCATGA
- a CDS encoding IclR family transcriptional regulator — MSIQSVQRALRILSFFSSKNPRLGITDVSKLMGLPKPTVHGLMQTLHEEGFLQQDPETRKYGLGLKIYELGTYLSATLKINQVGMVPTRRLAESTRRMARLAIWDRNAALVTLNLFPHFHAGFQHHLGPRLPAYCTALGKVMLAALPEEKYNEFVENTDFIPFTPRTRTEKGLFREEIRQIRLTGFATESEEYMNGMSCIAAPVWDSTGECAGAISISDSPALLSGPDRDHHTRDLLATAMEVSRALGYLP, encoded by the coding sequence ATGAGCATACAATCCGTTCAGCGTGCCCTCCGCATTCTTTCATTTTTTTCCAGTAAGAATCCCAGACTGGGCATAACCGATGTCAGCAAGCTGATGGGACTGCCTAAACCCACGGTACATGGCCTGATGCAGACCCTGCATGAAGAGGGTTTTCTGCAGCAGGATCCTGAAACCAGAAAATATGGTCTGGGTCTCAAAATTTATGAGCTGGGAACCTACCTTTCTGCCACCTTAAAAATCAATCAGGTGGGCATGGTCCCCACCCGCAGGCTGGCAGAATCCACACGGCGTATGGCAAGACTTGCCATATGGGACAGAAATGCAGCCCTTGTAACCCTTAACCTTTTTCCCCACTTCCATGCTGGTTTCCAGCATCATCTGGGACCGAGACTGCCTGCCTACTGCACGGCTCTGGGTAAGGTCATGCTGGCAGCTCTTCCTGAAGAAAAATACAATGAGTTTGTGGAAAATACTGACTTTATACCTTTCACACCCAGAACCCGTACGGAAAAAGGCCTTTTCAGGGAGGAAATAAGACAAATCCGCTTAACGGGTTTTGCAACGGAATCCGAAGAATACATGAACGGAATGAGCTGCATTGCTGCCCCCGTATGGGACAGTACCGGAGAGTGTGCCGGAGCAATAAGCATCTCCGACAGCCCGGCACTGCTTTCCGGGCCGGACCGTGACCATCACACAAGGGATCTTCTGGCAACGGCCATGGAAGTTTCAAGGGCCCTCGGTTATCTTCCCTGA
- the parE gene encoding DNA topoisomerase IV subunit B: MFDRAAPSSTEYTSESIEVLRGLDPVRQRPGMYTDTQRPNHLAQEVIDNAVDEAIAGFAKKITVTLHKDQSLSVLDDGRGMPVDMHPAEGLTGVELILTRLHAGAKFSSKTYRFSGGLHGVGVSVVNALSRRLEVEIRRDGNRYGIAFEQGYRVEDLALIDTVSRRNTGTQVRFWPEPRYFDAPDFSVTKLRHILRAKAVLCPGLEVIFSNEIAGTKEHWHYEDGLRDYLDTTLGMQERVPEVPFTGSHDTENESVEWAATWMAEGPGSVGESYVNLIPTPQGGTHVNGFRSGLLAALKEFCEFRNLLQRGVKLAPEDVWESCSFVLSLKMSEPQFSGQTKERLSSRQAASFISTAVKDTFSLWLNRHPEVGEAVASIVIQAAMKRLKAAKTVSRKKITAGPALPGKLADCVSHESGRTELFLVEGDSAGGSAKQARDRQFQAVMPLRGKILNTWEVESGQVLASKEIHDISVAIGVDPASDDLSGLRYGKVCILADADSDGLHIATLLCALFMRHFRPLVEKGHVHVAMPPLFRIDAGKEVFYALDQSEKKAILDRIARKKGKKTTINVVRFKGLGEMNPMQLKETTMAPDTRRLVRLTLDNNSRTFDMMDMLLAKKRSQDRRVWLETHGDKTLAENTEEGEILS; the protein is encoded by the coding sequence ATGTTCGACAGAGCGGCACCGTCATCCACAGAATATACATCGGAATCCATAGAGGTTCTAAGGGGCCTCGACCCTGTAAGGCAGCGTCCCGGCATGTACACGGACACCCAGCGGCCCAACCATCTGGCCCAGGAGGTTATCGACAATGCCGTGGATGAAGCCATTGCAGGATTTGCAAAAAAAATCACCGTGACCCTGCACAAGGATCAGTCCCTCTCCGTGCTGGATGACGGCCGGGGGATGCCAGTAGACATGCATCCGGCAGAAGGCCTCACCGGCGTGGAGCTTATTCTGACACGCCTCCATGCTGGGGCCAAATTTTCCAGCAAAACCTACCGCTTTTCCGGTGGTCTGCACGGAGTGGGAGTTTCCGTTGTCAACGCCCTCTCCCGCCGTCTGGAAGTGGAAATCCGAAGGGATGGCAATCGCTACGGAATTGCCTTTGAACAGGGATACAGGGTAGAAGACCTTGCTCTCATAGACACGGTCAGCCGAAGAAATACAGGAACCCAGGTCAGATTCTGGCCGGAACCCCGATATTTTGATGCTCCAGATTTTTCCGTTACCAAACTACGCCATATATTAAGGGCCAAAGCCGTTCTCTGCCCCGGCCTTGAGGTAATTTTTTCCAATGAAATTGCTGGAACAAAGGAACACTGGCACTACGAAGACGGCCTCAGGGACTATCTGGACACCACACTGGGTATGCAGGAAAGGGTTCCCGAAGTACCCTTTACCGGCAGCCATGATACAGAAAATGAATCCGTTGAATGGGCTGCCACATGGATGGCCGAAGGTCCGGGTTCTGTGGGAGAAAGCTATGTAAACCTCATCCCCACCCCCCAGGGCGGTACCCATGTCAACGGTTTCCGATCCGGACTTCTGGCGGCCCTGAAAGAATTCTGTGAGTTCAGAAACCTTCTGCAGCGGGGAGTCAAGCTGGCACCGGAGGATGTGTGGGAATCCTGCTCCTTTGTCCTTTCTTTGAAAATGTCGGAACCACAGTTTTCCGGCCAGACCAAAGAGCGGCTTTCGTCCCGTCAGGCTGCCAGCTTTATTTCCACTGCAGTCAAGGATACCTTCAGCCTCTGGCTAAACCGCCACCCTGAAGTGGGAGAAGCCGTTGCCTCCATAGTCATACAGGCGGCCATGAAAAGACTGAAGGCTGCAAAGACAGTCTCCAGAAAAAAAATCACCGCAGGACCGGCCCTGCCCGGAAAACTTGCGGACTGCGTTTCCCATGAAAGCGGGAGAACGGAGCTTTTTCTGGTGGAAGGGGATTCTGCAGGAGGCTCTGCCAAGCAGGCCAGGGACAGACAGTTTCAGGCAGTCATGCCCCTTAGGGGAAAAATCCTCAACACCTGGGAGGTGGAATCGGGACAGGTCCTGGCATCAAAGGAAATCCACGACATCTCCGTTGCCATAGGCGTTGACCCTGCCTCAGACGACCTTTCCGGACTGAGATACGGTAAAGTCTGTATTCTGGCGGATGCGGACTCCGATGGTCTGCACATTGCCACTCTACTCTGCGCCCTCTTCATGCGACACTTCAGACCTCTGGTCGAAAAGGGACACGTCCATGTAGCCATGCCACCTCTGTTCCGCATTGACGCTGGCAAAGAAGTTTTTTATGCTCTGGATCAGTCGGAAAAAAAAGCCATTTTAGACCGGATTGCCAGGAAAAAAGGGAAAAAGACCACCATCAATGTGGTCCGTTTCAAGGGTCTTGGCGAAATGAACCCCATGCAGCTCAAGGAAACCACCATGGCTCCGGATACCCGCAGGCTGGTACGCCTTACCCTGGACAATAACAGCCGGACCTTTGATATGATGGATATGCTGCTGGCAAAAAAACGGTCCCAGGACCGCCGTGTATGGCTGGAAACCCATGGGGATAAAACCCTTGCAGAAAATACCGAAGAAGGGGAGATCCTTTCATGA
- a CDS encoding substrate-binding periplasmic protein: MIFSFFRRLLLPIALLTTFCLGQGNLRADIPYILATDPMPPLVEGSYGPASQGPAIDLVSEVFSRTGNSIQVLIHPWNRVLRMLDFGRLDGILLVQHQDELNDLLLYSLPVFTSHTIICYDTRKHPNFEYKGIESLKGYTLGLIPGHSPGIEKKADSHQLDIENLPSIEAGLRTLGAGRIDLLIGKEISISEQMKDIPQSHFFSIWPVPLESWDMHIGIAKNSPASALIGDINRAIEEMKADGTLEPYFTITQPVRGEP, translated from the coding sequence ATGATTTTTTCATTTTTTCGCAGACTTCTCTTACCCATAGCCCTTCTCACGACTTTCTGTCTGGGACAGGGAAATCTGCGTGCTGACATCCCCTATATTCTGGCTACAGACCCCATGCCCCCACTGGTAGAAGGCAGCTATGGTCCTGCCAGCCAGGGTCCCGCCATTGACCTTGTTTCTGAAGTCTTTTCCAGAACCGGTAACTCCATACAGGTTCTGATACACCCCTGGAACCGTGTACTGCGGATGCTGGATTTCGGCAGACTCGACGGTATTCTCCTTGTTCAGCATCAGGATGAGCTTAACGATCTGCTACTCTACTCCCTCCCTGTTTTTACCAGCCACACCATCATCTGTTACGACACACGAAAACATCCCAACTTCGAATATAAAGGCATTGAAAGCCTGAAAGGATACACCCTGGGACTGATTCCCGGCCATTCTCCTGGCATTGAAAAAAAAGCGGATTCTCATCAGCTTGATATTGAGAACCTTCCCAGCATTGAAGCGGGGCTGCGAACCCTGGGAGCCGGTCGCATTGATCTGCTAATCGGCAAGGAAATCAGCATCTCAGAACAAATGAAAGATATCCCCCAGTCCCATTTTTTCTCCATATGGCCCGTACCTCTGGAATCATGGGACATGCACATCGGTATTGCAAAGAACAGTCCGGCTTCGGCCCTTATTGGAGATATCAACAGGGCCATAGAAGAGATGAAAGCTGACGGAACCCTTGAACCCTATTTCACCATTACCCAGCCCGTCCGGGGGGAACCATGA
- a CDS encoding PAS domain-containing sensor histidine kinase yields MKNFSLHMRRSLALRQTFWVLALTMLTGLITSSVRMTTDYYRDQEFLKEHIEQLFIISEASAAQSLYHLDTRQGERIAEGLFSLPIIGRVRLVDDFGMVFVQRERDRADHALTPLMVKIIQPAPFRHALVFSPANTAVGYIEIELDAHPIFMELFRRSALAMMMDVIQYLTMAAILAYIFYHTLGRPLLRMTTQISTIHPSRPGKQRILIPHGNEENELGQLAETVNEILSRLQALNQELEQRVKERTADLSREREQLLSIFDSIDEVIYVTDPSNHEILFVNQAFKELWGDATGKKCHEIIHGNNLPCIHCTTLNLESGKPHTKPHEFFNPASLNWFRRLNRSIRWPDGRVVRYEMAFDITMQKEAENILKERSDELERINKELTDSIKALQSAREQLVQSEKMASLGSLVAGISHEINTPIGNSITAATFLGEKTLNILNLFSKNELRQSDFTSFMDTAKEATEILQANLQRAADLIASFKQVAVDQTSNQCRQFKLKAHIEDTLLSLSPRLRHTCQKVIINCRNDLLLFQNPGAISQIATNLILNSVTHAFDPDDEGEIHFDISTSGDIVEIIYWDNGRGISPQTLRHIFDPFYTTARGEGGTGLGMHITYNLVTQTLKGTISCESPESGGIRFVIRFPLSIEQQQPDGLKTVTPENPGADIP; encoded by the coding sequence ATGAAAAATTTTTCTCTGCATATGCGGCGCAGCCTGGCACTACGGCAGACCTTCTGGGTTCTTGCGCTGACAATGCTCACGGGCCTTATTACCAGCAGCGTACGAATGACCACGGACTACTACAGGGATCAGGAATTCCTGAAGGAACACATAGAGCAGCTTTTTATCATCAGCGAAGCCTCTGCGGCACAGTCCCTTTACCATCTGGATACAAGACAGGGAGAACGCATTGCAGAAGGCCTCTTCTCCCTTCCCATCATTGGCCGTGTCCGCCTTGTGGATGACTTCGGCATGGTTTTCGTACAAAGGGAGAGAGACCGGGCGGATCATGCCCTTACCCCACTCATGGTAAAAATCATTCAGCCTGCACCCTTCCGCCATGCCCTTGTTTTCTCCCCTGCAAATACGGCTGTGGGCTACATAGAAATTGAACTGGATGCCCATCCCATTTTCATGGAGCTCTTCCGGCGCTCTGCTCTGGCAATGATGATGGATGTCATCCAGTATCTGACTATGGCAGCAATCCTTGCCTATATTTTTTACCATACTCTGGGCCGGCCCCTGCTCCGCATGACAACTCAGATCTCCACCATTCATCCCTCCAGACCAGGAAAACAGAGAATTTTAATCCCCCATGGCAATGAAGAAAATGAGCTTGGGCAACTGGCGGAAACCGTCAACGAAATTCTCAGCAGACTACAGGCACTTAATCAGGAACTGGAACAGAGGGTGAAAGAAAGAACCGCCGATCTGAGCAGGGAGCGGGAACAGCTTCTCTCCATTTTTGACAGTATTGATGAAGTCATTTATGTCACAGATCCATCAAATCATGAAATTCTCTTTGTTAATCAGGCATTCAAGGAACTATGGGGAGATGCCACAGGAAAAAAATGCCATGAAATTATCCACGGCAATAATCTTCCCTGCATACATTGCACCACTCTTAATTTAGAGTCTGGCAAGCCTCATACCAAACCCCATGAGTTTTTCAATCCTGCAAGCCTGAACTGGTTCCGCCGTTTAAACAGGAGCATCCGCTGGCCAGATGGCCGCGTAGTCCGCTATGAAATGGCCTTTGATATCACCATGCAGAAGGAAGCTGAAAATATACTTAAAGAACGTAGTGATGAGCTTGAAAGAATTAACAAGGAACTGACAGATTCCATCAAAGCCCTGCAAAGTGCCAGAGAACAACTGGTTCAATCGGAAAAAATGGCCTCCCTTGGCTCCCTTGTGGCGGGCATTTCCCATGAAATAAACACGCCCATAGGCAACAGCATTACAGCAGCCACCTTTCTCGGGGAAAAAACCCTTAATATTCTAAATTTATTTTCTAAAAACGAACTGCGCCAGTCAGACTTCACATCATTTATGGATACGGCAAAGGAGGCCACTGAAATTCTTCAGGCAAACCTCCAGAGAGCTGCTGATCTCATTGCCAGCTTCAAACAGGTGGCCGTGGATCAAACCTCGAACCAGTGCAGACAATTCAAGCTCAAGGCCCATATTGAGGATACCCTGCTCAGCCTCAGCCCCAGACTGCGGCATACCTGCCAGAAAGTTATTATTAACTGTAGAAACGACCTGTTACTTTTTCAGAATCCCGGAGCCATTTCCCAGATTGCCACCAACCTCATCCTCAACTCCGTAACCCATGCCTTTGATCCGGATGATGAAGGAGAAATACATTTTGATATAAGTACAAGCGGTGATATAGTAGAAATTATTTACTGGGACAATGGCAGAGGTATTTCTCCCCAGACCCTCAGACACATCTTTGATCCCTTTTACACCACAGCCAGAGGAGAAGGCGGCACAGGACTTGGGATGCACATTACCTACAACCTTGTAACCCAGACCCTTAAAGGGACCATTTCCTGTGAAAGCCCTGAAAGTGGCGGAATACGATTTGTGATCCGCTTTCCCTTATCCATTGAACAACAACAGCCTGACGGTCTGAAAACCGTCACCCCGGAAAACCCTGGAGCAGATATTCCATGA
- the parC gene encoding DNA topoisomerase IV subunit A, which translates to MSEDILTPDTLEDDEALSLDAFTEAAYLEYAMYVILDRALPHIGDGLKPVQRRIVYAMSELGLKAAAKYKKSARTVGDVLGKYHPHGDASCYEAMVHLAQPFTCRYPLVDGQGNWGAQDDPKSFAAMRYTESKLTAYADLLLSELGQGTTEWIPNFDGTLSEPRVLPARLPNVLINGASGIAVGMATDIPPHNLGEVAAACIHLIDNPDADTASLCQYIQGPDFPTGAEIITPRQEILSIYESGHGSIKMRAVFTVENGEIIITALPHQTSGAKILEQIASQMQTKKIPMVVDLRDESDHEDPVRLVIVLKSPKTDAQSVMAHLFATTDLEKNCRVNMNLISMDRKPGVLGLKSLLSQWLAFRTQTVRQRLEHRLNKLRERLHLLEGFLLACLNIDEVIAIIRHEDKPKPILMERFGLTEIQAEYILDTRLRQLARLEEVRLKAEQDDCKEEASRLETLLGSEKKLKSLIKKEILQDAKQFSDERRSQVVAREEARPLRQDELMPAEPLTVILSEKGWVRAAKGHEVDGHSLSYKSGDGFLDAVRGKSDQQAVFIDSTGRSYSLAAHGLPSARGYGEPISGRLSFPVDAVPLYLLMGNPEDSFLVASNAGYGFIARLGDMMAKNRAGKAFITLTREAIPLKPLKLSNIQDLLIAAITNEGRMLVFPLEDLPVLPRGKGNKIINILAARAASGEEVLKHLMVLPPETSLVLWAGKRSLTLKPGQLDPFRGVRGRRGQLLPRGFRNVQSFEILHPENKEES; encoded by the coding sequence ATGAGCGAAGACATCCTCACCCCCGATACCCTGGAAGACGATGAAGCCTTAAGCCTTGATGCCTTTACGGAAGCAGCCTACCTTGAATATGCCATGTATGTGATTCTGGACCGGGCCCTTCCCCACATAGGAGACGGCCTGAAACCCGTACAGCGGCGTATTGTCTACGCCATGAGCGAGCTTGGTCTCAAGGCTGCTGCCAAATATAAAAAATCCGCCCGTACCGTGGGTGATGTGCTGGGTAAATACCACCCCCACGGAGATGCCTCCTGCTATGAGGCCATGGTTCATCTTGCCCAGCCCTTCACCTGCCGCTACCCCCTTGTGGACGGTCAAGGCAACTGGGGTGCCCAGGATGATCCCAAAAGCTTTGCTGCCATGCGTTACACGGAATCCAAACTAACAGCCTATGCGGATCTGCTTCTTTCCGAGCTGGGTCAGGGCACCACGGAATGGATACCCAATTTTGACGGCACACTTTCGGAGCCCAGAGTCCTTCCGGCAAGGCTGCCCAATGTTCTCATCAACGGCGCATCCGGCATTGCAGTGGGCATGGCAACGGACATTCCTCCCCACAACCTTGGAGAAGTGGCTGCGGCCTGCATACACCTTATTGATAACCCGGATGCGGACACAGCTTCCCTATGCCAGTATATTCAGGGTCCGGATTTCCCCACGGGTGCGGAAATCATCACGCCCAGACAGGAAATACTTTCCATCTACGAATCCGGCCACGGCTCCATTAAAATGCGGGCGGTCTTTACGGTGGAAAACGGGGAAATCATTATCACAGCCCTGCCCCACCAGACCTCGGGTGCAAAAATTCTGGAACAGATCGCAAGCCAGATGCAGACCAAAAAAATCCCCATGGTGGTGGATCTCAGGGATGAGTCCGACCATGAAGATCCCGTGCGTCTTGTAATTGTCCTTAAAAGCCCGAAAACAGATGCCCAGTCCGTTATGGCTCATCTCTTTGCAACCACGGATCTGGAAAAGAACTGCCGGGTCAACATGAATCTCATCTCCATGGACAGAAAACCCGGAGTTCTGGGCTTAAAAAGTCTTCTTTCCCAATGGCTGGCCTTCCGTACACAAACCGTGCGTCAGCGTCTGGAACACAGACTGAATAAACTCAGAGAACGGCTGCATCTGCTGGAAGGTTTTCTTCTGGCCTGCCTGAACATTGATGAGGTCATAGCCATTATCCGCCATGAAGACAAACCAAAGCCCATCCTGATGGAACGCTTTGGCCTTACGGAAATTCAGGCGGAATACATTCTCGATACCCGTCTGCGGCAACTGGCAAGGCTGGAAGAAGTAAGACTTAAAGCCGAACAGGATGACTGTAAAGAAGAGGCCAGCCGCCTTGAGACACTTCTGGGTTCGGAAAAAAAACTGAAAAGTCTCATTAAAAAAGAGATTCTTCAGGATGCAAAACAGTTTAGCGATGAGCGCAGATCCCAGGTGGTTGCAAGGGAAGAGGCCCGCCCCCTGCGACAGGATGAACTGATGCCCGCAGAACCCCTAACCGTAATTCTTTCGGAAAAAGGCTGGGTTCGAGCAGCCAAAGGCCATGAGGTGGACGGCCATAGCCTTTCCTATAAATCCGGAGACGGCTTCCTTGATGCTGTCCGGGGCAAAAGTGATCAGCAGGCAGTTTTCATCGACTCTACGGGCAGATCCTACTCCCTTGCCGCCCATGGCCTGCCTTCGGCCAGAGGCTATGGAGAACCCATCAGCGGCCGCCTTAGTTTTCCTGTGGATGCCGTTCCCCTGTACCTGCTCATGGGCAACCCCGAAGACAGTTTTCTCGTGGCCAGCAATGCGGGCTATGGCTTCATTGCAAGGCTTGGGGATATGATGGCCAAAAACCGTGCAGGAAAAGCCTTCATTACCCTGACCCGGGAAGCCATTCCCTTAAAACCACTGAAACTCTCCAATATTCAAGACCTGCTTATTGCGGCCATAACCAATGAAGGACGCATGCTTGTTTTCCCCCTTGAGGATCTGCCCGTACTTCCCAGGGGAAAAGGAAATAAGATTATAAATATACTGGCCGCCAGAGCTGCCAGCGGAGAAGAAGTACTGAAGCATCTCATGGTACTCCCTCCGGAGACCAGTCTTGTTCTCTGGGCCGGAAAACGGAGCCTCACCCTGAAGCCGGGACAACTCGATCCTTTCAGGGGAGTACGGGGTCGCAGGGGACAACTGCTGCCCAGAGGATTCAGGAATGTCCAGTCCTTTGAGATTCTTCACCCGGAAAACAAAGAAGAGTCCTAA